GGCTGAAGATGACAGCTAAGGCTACCAAAATCACAAtggcctcagcagcagcatggccctgtagtaagaaggtttctccagtcccaccagtcCTCTGCAGTCCCGTGAGGCATACTTATAGAATAATCACACAtaagcttacattaattacaactgattggccaatagctcagacttattactaactcttacacttaaactaacccataatgattatctatgtttagccacattgcttggtaccttttctcagttctgccttgtcatcttgcttcttctatatctggctggtgactcctgacttagtacttcctcttcccagaactcttctcatctgcttgccccacctatacttcctgtctggctactggccaatcagattCTATTTAACAATCAATGAGaataacacatattcatagcacgCAGAACAACAATCCACAGgtcttcccattttctgtctaatcaaaaaggaaggttttaactttaatatagtaaatttacatattttaaaacacttatcaagcaagaattacagttataatatctagcctatttgtatttgggaaattaaagaaaaattctatgtatttgtgagtctaaagattTATGTGTAGTTTATTGtttatcataacaaaggaaaattataactgtcAAGTATTTAGCTACAACAAAGATgacagaaggataaaatattacctaagtaaataggaaatgcattgtaagtaacttccaaaattctggaaatgacagctTCCTCCATGGAACTTTATCCAAAGTTCcactgcaacattggggcatccatcttcagcttataggcctagagtctctcagttgcttctctaagtgacctgtagaatgtctggcagtctcctctgcaaagcaggaacctgaaggaccatcttgccttgaaaatttcagtggtcactttcctatgggccCTGCAAGTTCAGTCGATACAACATATGGTCAAGCAGCCAGACAAGAAAATTTCTTGCTCACatagctatttttgccaagaagataaactccatatggagtgtctttgatgcccatcctccacTCTGAAGCAAAtaggtgctgccaagagcagatgtgtctcattgtccaggaaagtctaagtttttaaagcattttcaatgtcatattctgtaggtcattGAAGTATTTggagattacctacctaattgaaatatatctaagTATACCTATAAAACTTAACTGATATGACTAtgagtttgattatcatagatgactaattataaatctgtatttctcaactatacattaCAATATCAAATAAGTTGCATAAgcaaaataccttaaacaagagtagaaatatatatatatatatatatatatatatatatatatatacagtataacaatattaactttaaatttctataaataaactaaaatctatagcaatgtaaaacattttatactCATTGTTACTCTTTAAATACAGGTTCAATAACctatcctttcatcctatcatatctataatatccccattttttctttagaaagagactgctttataatcaaccccctttaaataaaaataaacatttgtaaataatattggAGGAATTTCAGCATaacttctcatactacttcctgctggttgaggGTGCTGAcaatctaatggggatcctgagaaaattaagaatatggTCAAGCCCTAACTGGAGTACTCTGTGAGGCTGCAGAGTGTGTCCattctgtaccacatttttaattagattatttgtcttctgatgtgcagtggtcttttgtttgtttggctttttttctttatatagtttagATGTTAGTGCTCTTGGATGATTAGTtgccccctcccaaaaaaaaaaaaaacacctttaccCATGTTCTTGCTTTCACTCTGTCTGAATGATGGCATTCTTTCCATacaaagcttttcagtttcatgagattcAAGTAGTTTattgttgtttggggtttctgGGTTGCCAGTGTTGTGTTCAAAAACACTTTTGctgtaccaatgagttcaagactatcccCCTATTTTCTATTTCATCATATTTAGTGTATCTTGTCttaagttgaggtctttgatctacttggagtTAAGTTTTGTGAATGGTCATAGGTTTAGATAAATGTATGTTCTTTGTCATTCAGCTATCTAGTTTGACTGGCACAATTTTATGAAGATGCTGTCTATATATCCCAGTGTATacttctgacttctttatcaaaaatcagttaTCCATAGGTCTATGGGCTTATGTATGGGTCTTCAATTACATTCTATTGATCAAAATATctgttttgtgccaataccatgctgtttttattacaacaGCTATGTAGTACAATGTAAGATCAGGGCTGGTGCCATCCTCGGAGTTATCACATAATTTGATTAAGCTATcttgggcttttctttctttccatataaaactgaaaattcatTCAAGAAGTGAAACAACTAATTTATAAACAATGCCCTATATCATTTGACATATTAAACATTCACATAACAGTAATAGCAGTGGGTTAATTGAAAAACTCACTTTTAACAGTGCATATATATCTCCAGTACAGAATGGCAAGGACttacaatatatgtaaaaatttcaggcgtttctggaaaaaaaaaaaagggaagttgtaggagatgaaggaagaagacatggcagaaaaataattattcaggCATGAAAATTAGAGGGAACACATGGTTCAGGAATTCAATACCAGATTCACAGACACAAGTCATGTCTAGTTATCTGAATATGTACTATAGTCACAAAGCAGAGCAGAATATATAGAAAATGAAGTGAAagcaaaaacattcatacacaaaatacTGAAATGATATGTTATGGTTAAATAAGATTATCAAACTGTAAAAATTATATCAAAGCAGTTATAACcagttaaaatatgttaaatgaaAGACAACCCTCAAGTGAATATATTAGAGAATTATGACATATCAAATCAAATCTGAACCTACTAGGACCCAGTGGCAGTTCTGCGATACCCACCTAAGTGTATAGGATGATATGCATCAGCACAACCTAAGAGTCCATGTGAAGTAAAAGGAACTCATTTCTCCCAGGAAAAAATTGTAGTTATCACCAACATTATGTCATTCAATATTTCAAAGCctcaaatggaaaatgaaaagtagaaaactCTGTGGAAGCAAGGAGGAAAAGTAATAATTATTATGCTATTTGCATGATTTATGACTCCACTAGAATTTTCAGAGCTGTTGACACAGAAACAAGGACACATACTCTTCATACCCATAAAAATGTCATGATATTGGCCAGTACTGCcgctatgtaaaaaaaaaagtatagctaTCTAGATAGCAGATAATACCAAATTATTTTCTACAGATTGTAAATATTAGAATTACAGTATAAATTATGAGGAGTCCAGTGTTGGCCAGGGCTTCTTTCCTGTTCCATGGGATGCATAAAGACTTTCACAGTGTTCACAGAAAACAGGGTAGAATTGTAGGAAACTTCAAAATTACAGAATCCCATTGATAGAAAATATACTCCCATGccttcaaaaaatgaaaataaaaatgtagctaaagttttcctgccttgcccacattcaggacaaatctttgtcacccaccagtcccacagctgctcagacccaaccaagtaagcacagagacttatattgcttacaaactgtatggccgtggcaggcttcttgctaactgttcttatagcttaaattaatccatttccataaatctataccttgccacgtggctggtggcttaccggtgtcttcacatgttgctggtcatggcggcagctggcagtgtctctctgcctcagccttctgcttcccagaattctcctctctccttgtcccacctacttcctgcctggccactggccaatcagtgttttatttattgaccaatcagaacaatttgacatacagaccatcccacagcacttcccctttcctttttttaaaaaaggaaggtttttaacttttacacatctgcaaagccagcttggtatatttgggaatttgggcgtagcttctcttactacttcctgctggaggggggcgctgtatctatggggacacaaagaaaattttaggatcatggagcagtctgtgaggctgtatcgtgtgagccagttgccttgaaacaattctggatgttggatcatctgggccatggtgtcatttgagacctttcagggggtcttggctggtcaaacctgatgtatcttgatctggaacaaatccacagcctctgattttctgtagaaacaaaagcagagcctcttttccaaagcaacatttccttatatccaaattttgaagtcaaggtccctttaaaatacacattttggcataactcaacagcttttgtaatcaaatgtttttcttcagttatgaatatcaaagagaacataagccagattctctgtgtggtagccatctttatgtggcttattttttatattaccttgagcctattgctttaaactgcagccttctaagactgaacAGGCTCTGTGGCtactggctccacccacttcagcttcccaacatggtggtggtaccttttccgccagctctgggagccatcaattctcagaaatagtgggtctatgctttttaTCAAAGCAACGTGTAGCCCAGatacctctttttgttttgtactagcaaagactaaatccaccatgcagcttaatatgccatttgcagaggcctcatttccgccatactgcaggtcaagcacacacgccaggaacccgccaggaactcaaacctacagctgctgctcatttgagagagacaattaggaagctgtttttagttccgttttagaatcttttctcaggttttaggtggaaactcttgccaactcgttgggcgccatttgtagctagagttttcctgccttgcccacagtcaggacaaatctttgtcacccaccagtcccacagccgctcagacccaaccaagtaagcacagagacttatattgcttacaaactgtatggccgtggcaggcttcttgctaactgttcttatagcttaaattaatccatttccataaatctataccttgccacgtggctggtggcttaccggtgtcttcacatgttgctggtcatggcggcagctggcagtgtctctctgcctcagccttctgcttcccagaattctcctctctccttgtcccacctacttcctgcctggccactggccaatcagtgttttatttattgaccaatcagaacaatttgacatacagaccatcccacagcataaaaaaaatcctttgagaatttcatattctTCCCCATGACTCACATTCTAATGCGACACAATAATAGGAACTGTGTGAGTCATCATAAACCTAGGTCAAGAAAAAAGAATCCAATGATGAACCCACTATGAATGTGATTAAGATTATGGTTTTTGGAACCTAGTCTCTTATTAATAGTGTCCTCTGTTTTCAGGTTGACACCAAAGAACATCCACTTGATATTCTCTCTTTATTTTGCCATGGAAGAAATCAACAGGAACCTTCATATTTTACCAAATATTTCACTGCTAGTTGACATTAACTGTGATCTGTTTGCTAGTCATATAAAAACTGTTTTCTCCTCAAGAGGAACTGAACAATTTCCTAACTACTACTGCACAAAACAGAGAAGATACTTAATTGTACTTACTGGACCACTGTGGAGAAAATCTGCCATTTTTGTGCCACTCCTGTATGCCTTCAGAACTCCAGAGGTAAGACTGGGTGGATTACTTTAAATGAATTACTTTTTCCCTTTACGTTAGCTTTCTGGGTTCCAAGAGCAATTGAAAAGGCCAAGACTGGGTGTGTGTCTATGCTGATCCATAATGCATAAATACTCAAACATTTTCTGTAGGGAAACATAACTTTATCACAAATGGGCATGAGAGAACTGTGAAATATTTTACCTGACAACTTAATCTGTACTTGTTTAGATAATCACAAGAAATTAGATATGATTTTAATAATTAGATGAAGAATTCATACTTTCTAATTCTCCACACATTTGTTTAGGACACTTAGATATTAGACTGTTATGCATTCCATCATCTTCATATTGTTGCTTATGTTCTATGTCTTTCAGCTTTACTGTGGTCATTTTCAATCTCTCCTCAATGCCCATGAACAATTTCCTCACCTGTATCAAATGTCTCCCAAGGACACATCTCTAGCACTAGCTATGGTATCCCTAATGGTTCACCTGAAATGGAACTGGGTGGGAATGATCGTTTCAGATGATTACAATGGAATTCAATTTCTCTCTgaatggagaggagagatggaaagaaacaTTGTCTGTTTAGCATTTGTGACTataatctcaacagatacaataatatactttaaaatgttaaataagtaTTATACCCAAATCATGACATCATCAGCAAAAGCTGTGGTTGTTAATGGAAACAAAGAATCTCATCTAAAGTGGAACTTTATCCTATGGCAATCTCTAGACATTCGGAGAATCTGGGTCAGTGTGTCACAATTTGATATGATCACAGTAAGAGGAGATTTCTTGCTTAAATCCCCTCATGGGACTCTCATTTTCTCACATCAGCATTCTGAGGTATCTGGTTTTAAACAATTTCTGCAGAGAGTGCACCCTTCAAACTACAGTAATGAAATTTCTCTTGCAAAACTGTGGTGGACTTATTTTAAGTGTTCTTTACCATCATCTAATTGTAACAAACTGAAGTATTGTTCAACAGAAACCCTACTGAAATGGTTATTTAGGACACCATCTGGAATGGCCATGAGTGATACaaactataacatatataatgCTGTGTTTGCTGTGGCGCATTCACTCCATGAGGTGCTTCTGCAACAAGTAGACACATGGTCCAATAATGCTGGGAAGGAACTGGAATTTGACCCCTGGAAGGTAGTGTGTCTTACACTGAGTAGCATTTATCTCATAGAGATGATGTTCTTAAAGGAAAGCATAAGATCTAAATGCATGTAAATAAGGAATCTTTTTCCTAAATGCATATGTGCCTGTACCCAAGCACTGCATGTGAGGTAGATCATGTTAGTGTCATCAATGATGATACAGTCAACACTGGCACCCAAGTCAGCATTTTACAATCCTAGTCAAGAAATTTTGCTCAGATGTTTCAACCACACACATATCTCATGTTTTAAcatttgaataaatatattttctcatgaaATTATTAAACGGTAATAAGAAAATGATTTGTCCTTTTGTGATCAAAAAGTTGCTGGTCAATGTAATGAAGAGACGAAAATAATATGAAGTAGTTTTGCTACTTTTTAACCCATTAGGATCTCAATTCCCTAGGTTATGATCAAATGACACTGTTAGTAGGAAGAAGTAGGGAATGTGTCACTACTCTTCAAGCATACATTTCAGGTGTGAACACGTTAAGGCATGAACTCCAGcaagaaaattgtatttttaaagcaatatgatCTTTATACCTATattgaatttcttcttttccattacTTATAATAGTTACATTTTATGAAAGGCTATTGAAAATTAGGATCATTACAAACATTGTATGTAATGTTGTCTGGCCTAATGTGTAGGCCCAGTTGAAACTAAAATGACCATTGTGTTTTAGATGTTCTCTTTCCTGAAGAACATACAATTTGTAAATCCTGCTGGAGACCTTGTAATCATGAACCAGAAACTAAAACTGGATGCAGAGTATGACATTTTCTACATCATGGATTTTTCACCAAATTTTGGACTTAAGGTGAAAATAGGAAAGTTTTCTGGACATTTTCCAAATTACCAACAATTGTATATGTCTGATGAAATAACAGAATGGGCTACAGGTCTTAGACAGGTAATTTGGTCTTAATTCTAATGCTTTACGTGTAGCATAAATGCCTAAAATTAAATGGTCTGCTTATGCTTCCACATGGGATAAAGCACTTTGACACTTATTGCCCACTTGCTTTCCACCCTCATagattgtctctctctctctctctctctctctctctctctctctctctctctctctctctctctctctctctcaattaacAATATATAAGTCCCATACATTCATAAAATTTTgctggggatatctttctgtatgctgtaaatttgttactctgattgattgataaataaaacactgactggccagtagccaggcagaaagcaAAGTCtagatgggataagcagagaggagacttCTGGTAAAGggaatgctgagtcaggagatgctgacagccgctgccaccatgagaagtaagatgtaaagatactggtaaactATGatccacatggcaaagtatagatttatagaaatgggttaatttcagataaaagaactagatagcaaggagcctgccatggccatacagtttatatttaatataagcctctgtgtgtttacttagtgGATGctagtgagagagatttgtcccaactgccagcagtccaagacacaggaaaacttaatctataatatttatcttaaaaaacaaggaaATTTTGTTCTATCTTTTCTTCTAATGAAAAAGGGTTCTTCTCTCAAATAATATATGCTGATTATAGTTTACCTTTCCTCTGCTCTTTCcagtttctccctcctcttcctcccctgcagatgcactccctttctgtttctcagtaGAAAGTAATAGGCTTCTTAGAGATAACAATCAATCATAgcaaaagaatataataaaatggagggaaaactatcatattgaagttggacatggcaagCCAACAGACAGAAATGAATCCCATGAGTTGatgcaagagtcagagacccacttattcTCACAGTCAGGGGTCTCACAAAATTCAAACCTAATACTTTAATCTAGACCTgttgcagacccatgtaggctctgtacttgctgcttcagtctctgtgaactcatatCTGCCATTCTTAGTTGGTTCAGAagaccttgttctcctggtgtcctctgtctcctctggctcttacaattctacctcctcttctacaggattccttGAACTCAAATGGGAggtatttgatggagacctcaAACTTAGATTCTCCACATATTAtgtggctgtgggtttctgaatctgttcccatctcctgctggaggaagcttctctgatgatgactggttaaggcactgatctatgaatatagcagaacaCCATTAAAAATCATGttattgattttggtttttataCCAACTGGTATTGATCTCTGAGCTATCGAGTCTCTGGTGCATGGTTACCCAAGCTGTTTTGGATATGGATATCTTCTCATGGAGTTGACTATAGGTCAACTGAGACATTGGTTGTATACTCCCATGAGTTCTGTCCCACCATGACCCTAGTATACTTTGTAGGCATGACGAATTttaggtcaaagattttgtggctgggttggtaccCACATTTATCTTTGGTAGCCTGAAAATTGTCTTCTGCAACAGAGTAGAATGTAGGAATGAGGGCTCAACGTAGGCATTGTAATGCATGTTCTCCTCCACAAGGAGGCccccactgtcagtttgcagagaacaATGATTTGTCTTAGCAGCAGCCCTCATTGGAGATTTCCATGGGATCCCCTTAGCCAACAATTCAATTGAATGTAACCTAGTTCTACGGTTGAAAGTCTAACTTCACTACAAGAGATGGTTATTTGGAACTCTTTATCCTATATTACTAgaagtcctcattaggatcatcTTCATAGATTCCATGAGTTTTCCATTGCTCTGGTTCTCCACAACACTCCTCAAAAGACCCCCTAATTCGAGGTATCTATTCACTAACTCTCTCACTTCAACCTATCTCTTTCTACCTGATTCCCCCACTCTTGTCATCACCCAGTCCCAGTCtataaataaaatctattctacTTCCCACTTACAGGGAGATCCCTGTGTCCTCTCATGCCACCTCATTAGCAGACTTCTCTGGATCTATAGATTAGAGCTAggttatcttttatttaaaagttaatattCCCTGATAAGTGAACACatgccatatttatctttctgggtcttggttacctaactcagaatggggtttttctttgtagttccatccatttgcctgcaaatttcataacatcatttcttttaaaacctAAGTAATATTCAATTGCATAAGTATACTATATTTCTTTATTCAGTATTCTGATGAGTTTGTTTCCAGTGTCTGATTATCATGAACAAATCTTCAATGAATGAAGTTGATCAAGTATCTTTGTGGTTGTATGGAGTGTCCTTCAGATGTATACAGAAAAACAGTATAGCTCGATCTAGATATATTTGTTGTcatatttctgagaaactgacatttTGATTTCCATTCTGGATACAATTAGCACTCCCCCAGCAATGGAACTGAtatccccttattccacatcctcaccaggcAAGAGATATCATTTGTGTTATTAAACTTAGCCAATCTGACAGGTAtaggatggaatctcagagtagaTTTGTTtggtatttccctgatggctaaggatgtggaacatttcttcaagtgttaATCAGCTATTTAAGATTCTTCCCTGAAAATTCCCTGTGTAAGTCTgttcccattttttaattctattatttgttttcttattaattaattatttgagtCTCTTCAATTCCTTCTATGTtttagatattagtcctctatgAAATGAggagttggtaaagatctttttttattctgtagacTACCTCTCTGTCTAATTGATGATGCCCTTGCCTTACATAAGCTtattagttttatgaggtcccatttattaatcggCAGACTAAGTGCCTCCAATATTGGTGCTCTGTTCAGAAGGTCATCTCATGTGAGGTTTTTCTACTTCAAGCATCTTCTGTACAATtttatttgtagatagatattgtttaattttGACTGATTTATGGAATACATTATTTTCTCCGTTGATGATTGGTGAAAGTTTTCTGGATAGTATAGCAGTCTGGGCAGCATACGTGGTCTCTGTCTGGCATTTTCTGTCTTTCAGAGACTCCATTGATAAGTTGGGATAACTCTAAAAGTCCTGTCTTTACATGttaattggtattttctttgccaattttaatattctttatttttctgtatgcttTGTGTTTTTACTGTTATGTGGCAAAagcactttcttttctggttcaatctatttggtgttctctat
The sequence above is drawn from the Peromyscus leucopus breed LL Stock chromosome 1, UCI_PerLeu_2.1, whole genome shotgun sequence genome and encodes:
- the LOC114696242 gene encoding vomeronasal type-2 receptor 116-like; the protein is MTKMLSLIFVFWALKLSLIFCSLTDPKCFWRTKDKRNQEGDEELDCLFSIYTKHGYAKNDHFTGNLDKKLTPKNIHLIFSLYFAMEEINRNLHILPNISLLVDINCDLFASHIKTVFSSRGTEQFPNYYCTKQRRYLIVLTGPLWRKSAIFVPLLYAFRTPELYCGHFQSLLNAHEQFPHLYQMSPKDTSLALAMVSLMVHLKWNWVGMIVSDDYNGIQFLSEWRGEMERNIVCLAFVTIISTDTIIYFKMLNKYYTQIMTSSAKAVVVNGNKESHLKWNFILWQSLDIRRIWVSVSQFDMITVRGDFLLKSPHGTLIFSHQHSEVSGFKQFLQRVHPSNYSNEISLAKLWWTYFKCSLPSSNCNKLKYCSTETLLKWLFRTPSGMAMSDTNYNIYNAVFAVAHSLHEVLLQQVDTWSNNAGKELEFDPWKMFSFLKNIQFVNPAGDLVIMNQKLKLDAEYDIFYIMDFSPNFGLKVKIGKFSGHFPNYQQLYMSDEITEWATGLRQTSPSICSRPCSPGFRKSPQRGNAVCCFDCDPCPENEISNITNMDECVKCPPDQYANTYQTHCLKKVVTFLAYEDPLGISLVCLALCFSALTAVVFCVFLKHQDTPIVKANNRALSYVLLISLIFCFLCPLLYIGHPHTITCIMQQTTFAIVFTVATSTVLAKTITVVLAFKVTVPDKRMRSLLVSGAPNFIIPVCTMIQMLLCGIWIGTSPPFVDADVHMEHGHIIIVCNKGSVISFYCVLGYLGSLALASFTIAFLARNLPDTFNETKFLTFSMLVFCSVWVTFLAVYQSTKGKALVAVEVFSILASSAGLFLCIFAPKCYIILLRPKINSFHKFRITNAKAEYIH